From the Bradyrhizobium ontarionense genome, the window AGATACTCCCACTGCAGGCTGCTCGCGTCGCGGATGCACAACACGTCCGAGGACGCCTCGCCGAACTGGCGAAAACGCGTTTCGCTCTCGCGCAGGGCGGCTTCGGTCCGCTTGCGGTCGTCGATGTTCATGGCGAGCTCGACGAGGGTGCCGTCCCCGATGTCGCGGCCGGCGAACATCATCCAGGCGCGCTCGCCATTCTTGCGAAAATACTGCTTCTCGTAGGGGCCGATCCGCCCCGTCCGTCGCAGCATGTCGATCTGCGCCGCGGAGCTGCCGACCCATTCCGGCGGCGTCAGGCTCTGCCATGTCAGCTCGCCGTTGTTGATCTCCTCGCGTGAATAGCCGGTCATCGCGAGGAAGGCGTCGTTGGCATCGATCAGCGTGCCCGCGGCGTAATCGAAGAACAGCACGCCGACCGAATCGATCTCCAGCATCCGCCGCAGCCGATGCTCGCCCGGTTCGCTCCGGTCGGAACGACTCTGTGCCGGGGCGGGGGGGCGAGGATGGCGGATGTCGTCGCAGCTCAGACCGTCGCAGCTCAGACCTGCGGCGAGATCGGAGTCGGACTGCGCCAGCGCCAGGACGTCGTCATCCACCTCGAGGTCGGGGTGCGCGTCGGCCCAGAAATGCGCCATGCGCAGATAGGCCAGAAAGGCAGTCAGATGCTCGAAGCTGGTGTCTCCGAACGCATTGCGGATCGCCAGCCGCGACCGGCCGGCGGCCGCGGCCTGCATGAACAGGGCGGCTGCGGCATCCAACAGATCGGCTTCGTCCTCGCTGCCGGGCTCAGGGATGTCCAGAGGCCGCCGGACGGCTTCGAGACGTGTCAGCGCCGCAGCAACGCGGGCCGTTTCGGCAACGGGACGGGAGAGCAGTCGGCGGGCTTCGTCGATCGTCTCCGGGCGGCAAGCCGGGTCGCCTCCGGGACGTCCGAGCCCGACCAGGAAACCGAAATGGCGGGCGAGGCAATAGGGCTGAAGGCACAGACGCGAAAGGTGGACGGCAAGCCGTTCCTTGAACAACGGCGGCAGCGGAGCATCGAGATAGGCGCATCTTGCGAACTGCCACAGCTGCCGCGTCGTCTCCGGTGCCGCGGGTGGTGACCGGAACAGGTTGGGCATCACCCCAAGGCGCAGCACGATCTCCAACTCGAATGAGCCGCTGTCCTCAGAAGGCTGTTCGATCATCGCGATTTCCCGAGCAGCGCCTCAGCCGGCCGGTATCGCGATATCCGCGCGTGCCGACGCTCAGGTCGCCTCATTCATTCGCATCGAGCTGACGACCTTCCCGGTCCAAATGCAAGTAGTTGGCGTTGAACAGACCGGCGCTCATCAGGCGCTCGAGGTCCGGCAGGACCAGCATCTTGCCCTTGAGCACGATCAGATTGCTGGCCCGCAGCTCCTGCAGCGTGCGATTGACATGCACCTTCGACAGGCCGGTCGCCTCGGCGAGATCGGCCTGCGTGAGCGGGAAGTTGCAGCTGTTGTCGTCGGCCAGTCCAGCAAGGCGCAGCCGGAAGAAAAGCTCACACAGCAGGTGGGCCATGCGTTCGGACGCGGTACGTTGGCCGAGATTCATGGTCCATTCGCGCTGGATGGCGGCATTGACGAGCGTCTCCCACCAGAAGGCGGTGGCGATGCGCGGATACCCGGCGCTGATCTCATCGAAGAACTCGCGCGGCAGGTCGGCGATGGAGACCGGAGTGATCGTGCCGATCGAGTGATCCATCTCGCGCAGGATGAAGATGTTGAGGTCGCAAATGTCGCCAGGTAGGAAGAACGACACGATCTGGCGGCGGCCGTCCTCAAGCTGCTTGTAGCGGCAGGCCCAGCCGTTCAGGATCAGATGCACGTCCTTCGGTTTCTCGCCCTCGCGCGCGATATCAGCGCGAGCCGCAAAAGTCCTGACCCGCTGCGCCGACGCGCGGTTGAGCATCAGGCGGTCCGCTGCAGAGAGGCGGACGAAGTTCTCAAGCTTACGGACCAGATGACTCAAGGAGCGGTTCCCCCAGCGTGCTTATAGGGGGTCCAGGTGGAGCTGCTTCAATAACTTATGTTAGCATAGTGCCTCGTAAGCCGCAGCATCGCCACGAGAGCATGGGACGCAGAGCATGCGTGCGGTGATGCCGTGCTGCTGCACGCTGCGATTGTGGAAGACGGGATCTCCCTGACCGACTATCGGGCGTCGTTACAATCCGGCACGGCGCCGCGCGTGTTCGGTCCGGCCCCGACGGTCGACGGCGGTTCGACGCCATCGCGGGACGGTCGGTTCGCTTCATCATGCTCGACGTCAGATGGCGCGACCTTGCGGGGCAGCTAAGGACATATCCTAAGATTGGCTGGGATCTGGATCTGCCTCATCTATCGCGTTAGCCAGCCCCTTCCGCGCGTTCCGCAAGGTCTCGGAGGGCAGCTCACCCGCCACCTGGCGGTACTCGGAGGCAAAACGCCCGAGATTGCCAAAGCCGCATTTGAACGCGACCGAAACCACGCTGGTCTTCGTATCAGGTTGTCTCAGTAACTCCGACGCCCGCTGAAGTCGCACGCGTCTTGCGAACTGGCCGGGTGATCCGCGTCCCGTGTCTGAAAATTCCCGGAAGATCGACCGGACACTGACATTAGCGATGCCCGCGATCTTCTCCAAATCCAAGGGTTGATCCCAATGGGTCTCGATGTAGGACTCGACCATGTCGACGACCGATCGATTGACGCGCTGCGGCGCATTGCGCAGGCGTTGGCTGAAGTTGTGCTGGTGTGCCAGGAGGAGTCGAGCCATCAAGCTCCGCTCAAGTTCCGCCATCGCTATCAGTGAGTAGTCCTTTCCGAACTTCTGCAATTCCTCAGCAAGCGTGAAAACATCCTGACGGACAAAGGCCATAACAGTCGGGTCGGGAAGATCCGCGTCAAACCTCAACTTCGTATCGCTGTCGTCGCCGAGTATTGCTTTCAGCAAGCCCTCCAACGCAGCCGAATCGACCCTGACAACTAATTGGCGATAGCCGGCGGGAAAGTCCAAATCCAGCCTCGATTCGCCCGATATCATCGGGCTCCAGACCGCGATCGCCTGGCCGACTCCTCTTGCCCTGTAGTGCGCGGTCCCCTGGATCGAAAAGAATTGTCTGAAGATCGTCGATTCCGGAAACGAGAGTGACGCCGCACCCGCATATGAGCAGTACGCCAGCCCCATCGAACCCAGTCGCGCAAGGTTGGCCTGAATGCCGAAGTCGGCGTTCTGGCATTCAAAACGATCGACTCCGTACGCGCTGAACAGGCGATCGCGAGCGAACTCGCTGTCTCGCGAGCGAAACAACGGATATCGATCGAGATATGAGATACCGCCCAATCGATCCTCGAATTCCGCCCGGTGGCTCCGACGCGACCGTTCATCGGTCGTCGTGCCGGAATCCGCCATGGTGTTGCCGAAAGCGACACCCAGTTCGAATCTACTCAATTCCGGTATCCGGGCCAACGCCTGTAGACGAGCCGAGGCGGAATCTTTTGCGGGCTCGAGCTGCGAACGACGCGCGCAATGGTACGAGCGTGGACAGCTCAAGGTAAGTCGGTAGCCTGCGCTGCTTCGCAAATGTCTCGCGCGCGGAAAGCCCGTGAAAATACGGGGCGACACATTGCGATTGAGTCAATCGCAATGGCGGAATTCGGCCATTGTGTCAGCTATCGGGCAAATGAATTGAAAAGTCGAATTAGCTACTGTTCCGGCCGCCTGGGATCGGAGGCGCTGCGGGTCCTGCGCGGCATTTCGATCTGAGGTCGGGATAGTCCGGGAGGCGCCCCGCGCGCAACAATTCGGAGATGAAGTGAATGTTCGGCCGGAAATCAAGCAAAGGCGACGCACAGGCGATGATCGATGCGATCAGCCGCTCGCAAGCCATGATCGAGTTCGATCTTGACGGCACGATCCGCGGCGCCAATCAGAACTTCCTCGACTGTCTCGGCTATCAGCTCAACGAGATCGAAGGCAAGCATCACAGCATGTTCGTTTCGCAGGGCGAGCGGGACAGCGCTGCCTATCGCGAGTTCTGGGCAGGACTCAATCGCGGAGAATTTCAGGCGGGCGAGTTCAAGCGGATCGCCAAGGGCGGCCGCGAGGTCTGGATCGAGGCGTCCTACAATCCGGTGCTCGACGACAAGCGCAGACCGGTCAAGGTGGTCAAGTTCGCGACCGAGATCACAGAGAAGAAACTCCGCAGCATGACGGACGCCTCCAAGCTCGCCGCGGTCGACCGCGCGCAAGCTGTGATCGAATTCAAGCTCGACGGAACGATCGTCGGCGCCAACCAGAACTTCCTCGACGCGCTGGGTTACAGGTTGGATGAGATCCAGGGGCGGCATCACAGCATTTTCATCGAGCCGTCGCAGCGCGACAGCGCTGCCTATCGCGAGTTCTGGGCGGCCCTCAATCGCGGCGAATTTCAGAGCGGCGAGTTCAAGCGCATTGGCAAGGGCGGCAAGGAAGTCTGGATCCTGGCTTCCTACAATCCCGTGCTCGATCCATCCGGCAAGCCGTTCGGTGTCGTCAAATTCGCAACCGATGTCACCGCGCAGAAGATCAAGAATGCCGATCTTGCCGGCCAGATCGATGCAATCAGCAAGTCGCAGGCCGTGATCGAGTTCAACATGGACGGAACGATCATCACGGCGAACGACAATTTTCTTCATGCGCTTGGATACAGCTTGGCCGAAATCAAGGGCAAGCACCACAGCATGTTGGTCGATCCGTCGGAGCGCAACAGCGGCGACTATCGCGAGTTCTGGGCGAGCCTGAATCGCGGCCAGTACCAAGCTGCCGAATACAAACGTATCGGCAAGGGCGGCAAGGAGGTTTACATCCAGGCATCCTATAACCCAATCCTCGATCTCAACGGCAAGCCTTTCAAGGTCGTCAAATACGCCACCGACGTCACCAGACAAGTGCTGGTTCGCATGGGTAACGAGCGTGTTCGCGCGATGATGGAAACGGTGGCCGCGGGGTCGGAGGAGCTCAATGCATCGGTGCGCGAGATCTCGGAAGCCATGACGAAATCACGTGAGACGGCGATGGGGGCCGTGAGTCAAGTGGCCTCTGCGGATGGCCAGGCCCAGCGACTTTCTGATGCCGCCCAGGCCATGAGCGGCATCGTCGAGATGATCAATAATATTACCGGGCAAATCAACTTGCTGGCGCTGAACGCGACCATCGAATCAGCCCGTGCGGGTGAAGCCGGTCGTGGTTTTGCGGTCGTCGCCGCCGAGGTCAAGAGCCTCGCCAACCAGGCCAAGCAGGCCACCGACAAGATCGGTCAGGAAATCGAGAATCTCAACAGCATATCGGGCGACGTCGTGATGGCTCTCAATTCCATCAAACAGGCGATCAACAACGTCAGCGAGTACGTCACCTCGACGGCCGCGGCAGTCGAAGAGCAGAGCACGGTGACGAACGAGATGTCGTCCAGCATGGCTCGCGCGGCGGCCGAGGCGCAGGCCTTGGCCGGTCGGGCCGCTGCTTGAACGCCTGGACAACTGACGGCTGGGCTCTGGAGCCCGGCCCCATAGCCATTGAACGGTTGGGTTCACGACTAGGCGCTGGCGAGAAGACCGTGGCCGATATCCTCGACTTTCCTGTCCCCGATCCATCGCGCTTCAGCACGTGTCGCGCAGATGCGATCTCTCGGGCGCTCCTACATCCCCACATTGATCGCCTCCAGCAAGAGCTGAACCGGCAGCGCCAGGCCCTGGACGAATTGGACCTGCTCATCGGCTCGGATCCACCTCTCGCAGCATTGCGTATCGAAAGCGCAAAGGTTCGAGAACTTATCTCTACTGCCGAGAGCAAGCTCGGAGCGATCCTTTGAGACGAGTAAGCGCGAGTATGCAGCAGGGCGACGCGGTCGCTGGGGCCGGTGCTGCCGCCTGACACTCGATGATCGCCATCACGACAACCTTCGGCCGTTTCGCCGGGGGCGGCAGCGCCCTCGGCTCCACCGCACGTCGCCGCTCGGCAGCGCGTAGAGCGGGCGTGGGTGCTGCAGGCCGGTGGCCAGCGCCGCGATCTTCAAACCCGGTGCCACCGTCGGAGTCTCACCGGGTTTCGACGACCACGTAGTCGTTCTCGATCACCACCGGAAAGCGTTCGGCCACATAGGGGCCTTTCACCAGGCTTGCGCCGGGCTCACGCTTCACGTCGTAGCTGCGCAGCCGCGTGGTGCGCGGATCGCACCACGACTGACCGGTGGCAAGCTCGAACTCCCAGCCGTGCCAGGGACAGCGCAGGAACTCGCCGTGACGTTCGAGACGGTAGTCACCGGGACCGGACGATTGCGCGATACCGGTAACGACGCCGGTGCAGATCCGGGCGCCGCCGTGCGGACAGCGGTTGAGCAGCGCGTGCAGGCGACCGTCGACGTTGAACAGTGCGATCTCGCGGCCGTCGACGAACGCGGTCCGGCGCGACCCCGGCGGCAATTCGTCCGCCGAACAGACGACGTGGCGGCTCATGAGAGGCG encodes:
- a CDS encoding sensor histidine kinase, whose product is MIEQPSEDSGSFELEIVLRLGVMPNLFRSPPAAPETTRQLWQFARCAYLDAPLPPLFKERLAVHLSRLCLQPYCLARHFGFLVGLGRPGGDPACRPETIDEARRLLSRPVAETARVAAALTRLEAVRRPLDIPEPGSEDEADLLDAAAALFMQAAAAGRSRLAIRNAFGDTSFEHLTAFLAYLRMAHFWADAHPDLEVDDDVLALAQSDSDLAAGLSCDGLSCDDIRHPRPPAPAQSRSDRSEPGEHRLRRMLEIDSVGVLFFDYAAGTLIDANDAFLAMTGYSREEINNGELTWQSLTPPEWVGSSAAQIDMLRRTGRIGPYEKQYFRKNGERAWMMFAGRDIGDGTLVELAMNIDDRKRTEAALRESETRFRQFGEASSDVLCIRDASSLQWEYLSPAFETIYGVPRAAVLLGDHLAHWTELILPEDRPHVLEDLARAGRGERVSCDFRIERQPDGGLRWLRIRSFPVLGDSGHVQRIGGITQDITALISAAEHEKFLLSELQHRVRNMLAVIRSIVRRTGDSSTSVEDFASHLEGRITALARIQAAVTRNPLAGFDLAELIADELRAGAAREDRQFSLSGPALRIKAKTAESLGLAMHELATNALKYGALTVPRGFIKIEWRLDDSEASTWLVIDWTETGMSGRPLTSQRQGFGTVLLEQMLPYDVGARVTRRFEPSGLRCEIWLPADDILPR
- a CDS encoding Crp/Fnr family transcriptional regulator is translated as MSHLVRKLENFVRLSAADRLMLNRASAQRVRTFAARADIAREGEKPKDVHLILNGWACRYKQLEDGRRQIVSFFLPGDICDLNIFILREMDHSIGTITPVSIADLPREFFDEISAGYPRIATAFWWETLVNAAIQREWTMNLGQRTASERMAHLLCELFFRLRLAGLADDNSCNFPLTQADLAEATGLSKVHVNRTLQELRASNLIVLKGKMLVLPDLERLMSAGLFNANYLHLDREGRQLDANE
- a CDS encoding helix-turn-helix transcriptional regulator; translated protein: MSRFELGVAFGNTMADSGTTTDERSRRSHRAEFEDRLGGISYLDRYPLFRSRDSEFARDRLFSAYGVDRFECQNADFGIQANLARLGSMGLAYCSYAGAASLSFPESTIFRQFFSIQGTAHYRARGVGQAIAVWSPMISGESRLDLDFPAGYRQLVVRVDSAALEGLLKAILGDDSDTKLRFDADLPDPTVMAFVRQDVFTLAEELQKFGKDYSLIAMAELERSLMARLLLAHQHNFSQRLRNAPQRVNRSVVDMVESYIETHWDQPLDLEKIAGIANVSVRSIFREFSDTGRGSPGQFARRVRLQRASELLRQPDTKTSVVSVAFKCGFGNLGRFASEYRQVAGELPSETLRNARKGLANAIDEADPDPSQS
- a CDS encoding methyl-accepting chemotaxis protein; protein product: MFGRKSSKGDAQAMIDAISRSQAMIEFDLDGTIRGANQNFLDCLGYQLNEIEGKHHSMFVSQGERDSAAYREFWAGLNRGEFQAGEFKRIAKGGREVWIEASYNPVLDDKRRPVKVVKFATEITEKKLRSMTDASKLAAVDRAQAVIEFKLDGTIVGANQNFLDALGYRLDEIQGRHHSIFIEPSQRDSAAYREFWAALNRGEFQSGEFKRIGKGGKEVWILASYNPVLDPSGKPFGVVKFATDVTAQKIKNADLAGQIDAISKSQAVIEFNMDGTIITANDNFLHALGYSLAEIKGKHHSMLVDPSERNSGDYREFWASLNRGQYQAAEYKRIGKGGKEVYIQASYNPILDLNGKPFKVVKYATDVTRQVLVRMGNERVRAMMETVAAGSEELNASVREISEAMTKSRETAMGAVSQVASADGQAQRLSDAAQAMSGIVEMINNITGQINLLALNATIESARAGEAGRGFAVVAAEVKSLANQAKQATDKIGQEIENLNSISGDVVMALNSIKQAINNVSEYVTSTAAAVEEQSTVTNEMSSSMARAAAEAQALAGRAAA
- a CDS encoding Rieske (2Fe-2S) protein, with the translated sequence MSRHVVCSADELPPGSRRTAFVDGREIALFNVDGRLHALLNRCPHGGARICTGVVTGIAQSSGPGDYRLERHGEFLRCPWHGWEFELATGQSWCDPRTTRLRSYDVKREPGASLVKGPYVAERFPVVIENDYVVVETR